The Limnospira fusiformis SAG 85.79 genomic interval CTCATATTGTCTCAGATACATGAACACTTCCTGAAAAAAGCGACCATAGAATCCCCTATCCGCCTGCATTTGCGCTTCCACGAACACCAAGGGCAAATCTGGGTCATCCCCCACGGGGGTAAATAAGCCATCAATGCGCTGTTCCTGTTCTTTGACCACCGGAGCGCTATAATCAAATTGGCAGTCCATGGGAATGCCGGGAACCAACTCAGCAATCAGTTCCGGCTGCCATAGAAAAATGCGATAAAATAGTTTGTCAGTTTTCATCTTTTGAGACGGGGCTGTTACTGAGTTAAATTTGATTAAGGCTTTGATTAAGGCGCGCACCTGTTTCCAGAAACCCGGTTTTTTCAAAAAACCGGGTTTCTTAAATTCTGAGTTGGTTTGGGATAAGTTTGTCAGTTTTCATCTGTCTGCAACCAGCGCACTAAATCCTCCATCCCCCGAAAATCTAACAAAGCCTCCGCCAACTCATCCCTTTGACCCGAGTTGAGAGAGATAACCTGTTGCCGTTGCATATCCGACAACTCACCACAGCGACGGGTTAACTGTCGTAACAGCATCTGGGTCTGTGCTTCTTCGCGACCTTCCTGGCGACCTTCCTGGCGACCCTTCTGCAACACATCCCGATAAAACCGGGTATCCTCAAGCCTAACCTGGGTAATATCCAACATTTCCCGTATCTCCTCCAAGCTCAACTCTGGAAACTTACTCGCCATTATACTTTCTACCAAGTCCAACCGTCGCTGAAATACCTCCTCACTCGCCTCCACATTCAACAAATTACGAGCGCTTTCTGGGGTTTCCGACTCCGGCAATACCAACAACCGCAACAACGCCAAATTCGGACTCAAATCCGACCTAGGAATCAGATCTTCGAGATAAAGCCTTTCCACCAAATTATCCAATAGCAGGCGATAGGGAGTCTCCACCCCAAACCCCTGACCGCGACTGGAGAAAATCAATAGCCCCCGCCAAGGTCGGCTCACCTCATATTGTCTCAGATACATGAACACTTCCTGAAAAAAGCGACCATAGAATCCCCTATCCGCCTGCATTTGCGCTTCCACGAACACCAAGGGCAAATCTGGGTCATCCCCCACGGGGGTAAATAAGCCATCAATGCGCTGTTCCTGTTCTTTGACTACCGGAGCGCTATAATCAAATTGGCAGTCCATGGGAATGCCGGGAACCAACTCAGCAATCAGTTCCGGTTGCCATAGAAAAATGCGATAAAATAGTTTGTCAGTTTTCATCTTTTGAGACGGGGCTGGTACTGAGTTAAATTTGATTAAGGCTTTGATTAAGGCGCGCACCTGTTTCCAGAAACCCGGTTTTTTGAAAAAACCGGGTTTCTTAAATTCTGACGACCCGACAATGTTTTTGGGGAAGGCGATCGCCTTTGAGAGTTTGGGGGAAAGCGTGGGAGAGTTTTGGGGAAACCTGGGAGAGGGAAGGGGAAAGCGATCGCCTGGGAGAGGGAAGGGGAAAGCGATCGCCTTTGAGAGTTTGGGGGAAAGCGTGGGAGAGTTTTGGGGAAGCCTTTGAGAGTTTGGGGGAAAGCGATCGCCTTTGAGAGTTTGGGGGAAAGCGTGGGAGAGTTTTGGGGAAGCCTTTGAGAGTTTGGGGGAAAGCGATCGCCTGGGAGAGGGAAGGGGAAAGCGATCGCCTGGGAGAGGGAAGGGGAAAGCGATCGCTATTGTGGTGCGTCAACCGAGAATATTCGGTTAGTATGAAAATTCCCCGGTTCTGACGCACCCTACAATGTGGGTTTTGTCAGTTGTCATCTGTCTGCAACCAGCGCACTAAATCCTCCATCCCCCCAAAATCTAACAAAGCCTCCGCCAACTCATCCCTTTGACCCGAGTTGAGAGATATCACCTGTTGCCGTTGCATATCCGACAACTGACCACAGCGACGGGTTAACAGTCGTAACAGCATCTCCGTCTGTGCTTCTTCGCGACCTTCCTGGCGACCTTCCTGGCGACCTTCCTGGCGACCTTCCTGGCGACCTTCCTGGCGACCCTTCTGCAACACATCCCGATAAAACCGGGTATCCTCAAGCCTAACCTGGGTAATATCCAACATTTCCCGTATCTCCTCCAAACTCAACTCTGGAAACTTACTCGCCATTATACTTTCTACCAAGTCCAACCGTCGCTGAAATACCTCCTCACTCGCCTCCACATTCAACAAATTACGAGCGCTTTCTGGGGTTTCCGACTCCGGTAATACCAACAACCGCAACAACGCCAAATTCGGACTCAAATCCGACCGAGGAATCAGATCTTCGAGATAAAGCCTTTCCACCAAATTATCTAATAGCAGGCGATAGGGAGTCTCCACCCCAAACCCCTGACCGCGACTGGAGAAAATCAATAGCCCCCGCCAAGGTCGGCTCACCTCGTATTGTCTCAGATACATGAACACTTCCTGAAAAAAGCGACCATAGAATCCCTTATCAGCCTGCATTTGTGCTTCCACGAACACCAAGGGCAAATCTGGGTCATCCCCCACGGGGGTAAATAAGCCATCAATGCGCTGTTCTTGTTCTTTGACCACCGGAGCGCTATAATCAAATTGGCAGTCCGTGGGAATGCCGGGAACCAATTCAGCAATCAGTTCCGGCTGCCATAGAAAAATGCGATAAAATAGTTTGTCAGTTTTCATCTTTTGAGACGGGGCTGGTACTGAGTTAAATTTGATTAAGGCTTTGATTAAGGCGCGCTTGTTTCCAGAAACCCGGTTTTTTCAAAAAACCGGGTTTCTTAAATTCTGACGACCCGACAATGTTTTTGGGGAAGGCGATCGCCTTTGAGAGTTTGGGGGAAAGCGTGGGAGAGTTTTGGGGAAGCCTTTGAGAGTTTGGGGGAAAGCGATCGCTATTGTGGTGCGTCAACCGAGAATATTCGGTTAGTATGAAAATTCCCCGGTTCTGACGCACCCTACAATGTGGGTTGGGGATAAGTTTGTCAGTTTTCATCTGTCTGCAACCAGCGCACTAAATCCTCCATCCCCCGAAAATCTAACAAAGCCTCCGCCAACTCATCCCTTTGACCCGAGTTGAGAGATATCACCTGTTGCCGTTGTATATCCGACAACTGACCACAGCGACGGGTTAACAGTCGTAACAGCATCTCCGTCTGTGCTTCTTCGCGACCCTTCTGCAACACATCCCGATAAAACCGGGTATCCTCAAGCTTAACCTGGGTAATATCCAACATTTCCCGTATCTCCTCCAAACTCAACTCTGGAAACTTACTCGCCATTATACTTTCTACCAAATCCAACCGTCGCTGAAATACCTCCTCACTCGCCTCCACATTCAACAAATTACGAGCGCTTTCTGGGGTTTCCGACTCCGGCAATACCAACAACCGCAACAACGCCAAATTCGGACTCAAATCCGACCTAGGAATCAGATCTTCGAGATAAAGCCTTTCCACCAAATTATCCAATAGCAGGCGATAGGGAGTCTCCACCCCCAACCCCTGGCTGCGACTAGAGAAAATCAATAGCCCCCGCCAAGGTCGGCTCACCTCATATTGTCTCAGATACATGAACACTTCCTGAAAAAAGCGACCATAGAATCCCCTATCCGCCTGCATTTGCGCTTCCACGAACACCAAGGGCAAATCTGGGTCATCCCCCACGGGGGTAAATAAGCCATCAATGCGCTGTTCCTGTTCTTTGACCACCGGAGCGCTATAATCAAATTGGCAGTCCATGGGAATGCCGGGAACCAATTCAGCAATCAGTTCCGGTTGCCATAGAAAAATGCGATAAAATAGTTTGTCAGTTTTCATCTTTTGAGACGGGGCTGTTACTGAGTTAAATTTGATTAAGGCTTTGATTAAGGCGATCGCTTGTTTCCAGAAACCCGGTTTTTTGAAAAAACCGGGTTTCTTAAATTCTGAGTTGGTTTGGGATAAGTTTGTCAGTTTTCATCTGTCTGCAACCAGCGCACTAAATCCTCCATCCCCCGAAAATCTAACAAAGCCTCCGCCAACTCATCCCTTTGACCCGAGTTGAGAGATATCACCTGTTGCCGTTGCATATCCGACAACTCACCACAGCGACGGGTTAACAGTCGTAACAGCATCTCCGTCTGTGCTTCTTCGCGACCTTCCTGGCGACCTTCCTGGCGACCTTCCTGGCGACCTTCCTGGCGACCTTCCTGGCGACCTTCCTGGCGACCTTCCTGGCGACCCTTCTGCAACACATCCCGATAAAACCGGGTATCCTCAAGCCTAACCTGGGTAATATCCAACATTTCCCGTATCTCCTCCAAGCTCAACTCTGGAAACTTACTCGCCATTATACTTTCTACCAAGTCCAACCGTCGCTGAAATACCTCCTCACTCGCCTCCACATTCAACAAATTACGAGCGCTTTCTGGGGTTTCCGACTCCGGCAATACCAACAACCGCAACAACGCCAAATTCGGACTCAAATCCGACCTAGGAATCAGATCTTCGAGATAAAGCCTTTCCACCAAATTATCCAATAGCAGGCGATAGGGAGTCTCCACCCCAAACCCCTGACCGCGACTGGAGAAAATCAATAGCCCCCGCCAAGGTCGGCTCACCTCATATTGTCTCAGATACATGAACACTTCCTGAAAAAAGCGACCATAGAATCCCCTATCCGCCTGCATTTGCGCTTCCACGAACACCAAGGGCAAATCTGGGTCATCCCCCACGGGGGTAAATAAGCCATCAATGCGCTGTTCCTGTTCTTTGACTACCGGAGCGCTATAATCAAATTGGCAGTCCATGGGAATGCCGGGAACCAACTCAGCAATCAGTTCCGGTTGCCATAGAAAAATGCGATAAAATAGTTTGTCAGTTTTCATCTTTTGAGACGGGGCTGGTACTGAGTTAAATTTGATTAAGGCTTTGATTAAGGCGCGCACCTGTTTCCAGAAACCCGGTTTTTTCAAAAAACCGGGTTTCTTAAATTCTGAGTTGGTTTGGGATAAGTTTGTCAGTTTTCATCTGTCTGCAACCAGCGCACTAAATCCTCCATCCCCCGAAAATCTAACAAAGCCTCCGCCAACTCATCCCTTTGACCCGAGTTGAGAGATATCACCTGTTGCCGTTGTATATCCGACAACTGACCACAGCGACGGGTTAACAGTCGTAACAGCATCTCCGTCTGTGCTTCTTCGCGACCTTCCTGGCGACCTTCTTCGCGACCTTCCTGGCGACCTTCCTGGCGACCTTCCTGGCGACCTTCCTGGCGACCTTCCTGGCGACCTTCCTGGAAACCTTCCTGGCGACCCTTCTGCAACACATCCCGATAAAACCGGGTATCCTCAAGCCTAACCTGGGTAATATCCAACATTTCCCGTATCTCCTCCAAGCTCAACTCTGGAAACTTACTCGCCATTATACTTTCTACCAAGTCCAACCGTCGCTGAAATACCTCCTCACTCGCCTCCACATTCAACAAATTACGAGCGCTTTCTGGGGTTTCCGACTCCGGCAATACCAACAACCGCAACAACGCCAAATTCGGACTCAAATCCGACCTAGGAATCAGATCTTCGAGATAAAGCCTTTCCACCAAATTATCCAATAGCAGGCGATAGGGAGTCTCCACCCCCAACCCCTGACCGCGACTGGAGAAAATCAATAGCCCCCGCCAAGGTCGGCTCACCTCATATTGTCTCAGATACATGAACACTTCCTGAAAAAAGCGACCATAGAATCCCCTATCCGCCTGCATTTGCGCTTCCACGAACACCAAGGGCAAATCTGGGTCATCCCCCACGGGGGTAAATAAGCCATCAATGCGCTGTTCCTGTTCTTTGACTACCGGAGCGCTATAATCAAATTGGCAGTCCATGGGAATGCCGGGAACTAACTCAGCAATCAGTTCCGGCTGCCATAGAAAAATGCGATAAAATAGTTTGTCAGTTTTCATCTTTTGAGACGGGGCTGGTACTGAGTTAAATTTGATTAAGGCTTTGATTAAGGCGCGCACCTGTTTCCAGAAACCCGGTTTTTTCAAAAAACCGGGTTTCTTAAATTCTGAGTTGGTTTGGGATAAGTTTGTCAGTTTTTATCTGTCTGCAACCAGCGCACTAAATCCTCCATCCCCCCAAAATCTAACAAAGCCTCCGCCAACTCATCCCTTTGACCCGAGTTGAGAGATATCACCTGTTGCCGTTGCATATCCGACAACTCACCACAGCGACGGGTTAACTGTCGTAACAGCATCTCCGTCTGTGCTTCTTCGCGACCTTCCTGGCGACCTTCCTGGCGACCTTCCTGGCGACCTTCCTGGCGACCTTCCTGGCGACCCTTCTGCAACACATCCCGATAAAACCGGGTATCCTCAAGCTTAACCTGGGTAATATCCAACATTTCCCGTATCTCCTCCAAGCTCAACTCTGGAAACTTACTCGCCATTATACTTTCTACCAAGTCCAACCGTCGCTGAAATACCTCCTCACTCGCCTCCACATTCAACAAATCACGAGCGCTTTCTGGGGTTTCCGACTCCGGCAATACCAACAACCGCAACAACGCCAAATTCGGACTCAAATCCGACCTAGGAATCAGATCTTCGAGATAAAGCCTTTCCACCAAATTATCCAATAGCAGGCGATAGGGAGTCTCCACCCCAAACCCCTGACCGCGACTGGAGAAAATCAATAGCCCCCGCCAAGGTCGGCTCACCTCATATTGTCTCAGATACATGAACACTTCCTGAAAAAAGCGGCCATAGAATCCCCTATCCGCCTGCATTTGCGCTTCCACGAACACCAAGGGCAAATCTGGGTCATCCCCCACGGGGGTAAATAAGCCATCAATGCGCTGTTCCTGTTCTTTGACTACCGGAGCGCTATAATCAAATTGGCAGTCCATGGGAATGCCGGGAACCAACTCAGCAATCAGTTCCGGTTGCCATAGAAAAATGCGATAAAATAGTTTGTCAGTTTTCATCTTTTGAGACGGGGCTGGTACTGAGTTAAATTTGATTAAGGCTTTGATTAAGGCGCGCACCTGTTTCCAGAAACCCGGTTTTTTCAAAAAACCGGGTTTCTTAAATTCTGAGTTGGTTTGGGATAAGTTTGTCAGTTTTCATCTGTCTGCAACCAGCGCACTAAATCCTCCATCCCCCGAAAATCTAACAAAGCCTCCGCCAACTCATCCCTTTGACCCGAGTTGAGAGATATCACCTGTTGCCGTTGTATATCCGACAACTGACCACAGCGACGGGTTAACAGTCGTAACAGCATCTCCGTCTGTGCTTCTTCGCGACCTTCCTGGCGACCTTCCTGGCGACCTTCCTGGCGACCTTCCTGGCGACCTTCCTGGCGACCTTCCTGGCGACCTTCCTGGCGACCTTCCTGGCGACCTTCCTGGCGACCCTTCTGCAAGACATCCCGATAAAACCGGGTATCCTCAAGCCTAACCTGGGTAATATCCAACATTTCCCGTATCTCCTCCAAGCTCAACTCTGGAAACTTACTCGCCATTATACTTTCTACCAAGTCCAACCGTCGCTGAAATACCTCCTCACTCGCCTCCACATTCAACAAATTACGAGCGCTTTCTGGGGTTTCCGACTCCGGTAATACCAACAACCGCAACAACGCCAAATTCGGACTCAAATCCGACCGAGGAATCAGATCTTCGAGATAAAGCCTTTCCACCAAATTATCTAATAGCAGGCGATAGGGAGTCTCCACCCCAAACCCCTGACCGCGACTGGAGAAAATCAATAGCCCCCGCCAAGGTCGGCTCACCTCGTATTGTCTCAGATACATGAACACTTCCTGAAAAAAGCGACCATAGAATCCCTTATCAGCCTGCATTTGTGCTTCCACGAACACCAAGGGCAAATCTGGGTCATCCCCCACGGGGGTAAATAAGCCATCAATGCGCTGTTCTTGTTCTTTGACCACCGGAGCGCTATAATCAAATTGGCAGTCCGTGGGAATGCCGGGAACCAATTCAGCAATCAGTTCCGGCTGCCATAGAAAAATGCGATAAAATAGTTTGTCAGTTTTCATCTTTTGAGACGGGGCTGGTACTGAGTTAAATTTGATTAAGGCTTTGATTAAGGCGCGCTTGTTTCCAGAAACCCGGTTTTTTCAAAAAACCGGGTTTCTTAAATTCTGACGACCCGACAATGTTTTTGGGGAAGGCGATCGCCTTTGAGAGTTTGGGGGAAAGCGTGGGAGAGTTTTGGGGAAGCCTTTGAGAGTTTGGGGGAAAGCGATCGCTATTGTGGTGCGTCAACCGAGAATATTCGGTTAGTATGAAAATTCCCCGGTTCTGACGCACCCTACAATGTGGGTTGGGGATAAGTTTGTCAGTTTTCATCTGTCTGCAACCAGCGCACTAAATCCTCCATCCCCCGAAAATCTAACAAAGCCTCCGCCAACTCATCCCTTTGACCCGAGTTAAGAGATATCACCTGTTGCCGTTGCATATCCGACAACTCACCACAGCGACGGGTTAACTGTCGTAACAGCATCTGGGTCTGTGCTTCCTGGAAACCTTCCTGGCGACCCTTCTGCAACACATCCCGATAAAACCGGGTATCCTCAAGCCTAACCTGGGTAATATCCAACATTTCCCGTATCTCCTCCAAGCTCAACTCTGGAAACTTACTCGCCATTATACTTTCTACCAAATCCAACCGTCGCTGAAATACCTCCTCACTCGCCTCCACATTCAACAAATTACGAGCGCTTTCTGGGGTTTCCGACTCCGGTAATACCAACAACCGCAACAACGCCAAATTCGGACTCAAATCCGACCTAGGAATCAGATCTTCGAGATAAAGCCTTTCCACCAAATTATCCAATAGCAGGCGATAGGGAGTCTCCACCCCAAAACCCTGACCGCGACTGGAGAAAATCAATAGCCCCCGCCAAGGTCGGCTCACCTCGTATTGTCTCAGATACATGAACACTTCCTGAAAAAAGCGACCATAGAATCCCCTATCCGCCTGCATTTGCGCTTCCACGAACACCAAGGGCAAATCTGGGTCATCCCCCACGGGGGTAAATAAGCCATCAATGCGCTGTTCCTGTTCTTTGACCACCGGAGCGCTATAATCAAATTGGCAGTCCATGGGAATGCCGGGAACCAACTCAGCAATCAGTTCCGGCTGCCATAGAAAAATGCGATAAAATAGTTTGTCAGTTTTCATCTTTTGAGACGGGGCTGGTACTGAGTTAAATTTGATTAAGGCTTTGATTAAGGCGCGCACCTGTTTCCAGAAACCCGGTTTTTTGAAAAAACCGGGTTTCTTAAATTCTGAGTTGGTTTGGGATAAGTTTGTCAGTTTTCATCTGTCTGCAACCAGCGCACTAAATCCTCCATCCCCCGAAAATCTAACAAAGCCTCCGCCAACTCATCCCTTTGACCCGAGTTGAGAGATATCACCTGTTGCCGTTGCATATCCGACAACTCACCACAGCGACGGGTTAACAGTCGTAACAGCATCTGGGTCTGTGCTTCTTCGCGACCTTCCTGGCGACCTTCCTGGCGACCCTTCTGCAACACATCCCGATAAAACCGGGTATCCTCAAGCCTAACCTGGGTAATATCCAACATTTCCCGTATTTCCTCCAAGCTCAACTCTGGAAACTTACTCGCCATTATACTTTCTACCAAGTCCAACCGTCGCTGAAATACCTCCTCACTCGCCTCCACATTCAACAAATTACGAGCGCTTTCTGGGGTTTCCGACTCCGGCAATACCAACAACCGCAACAACGCCAAATTCGGACTCAAATCCGACCTAGGAATCAGATCTTCGAGATAAAGCCTTTCCACCAAATTATCCAATAGCAGGCGATAGGGAGTCTCCACCCCCAACCCCTGACCGCGACTGGAGAAAATCAATAGCCCCCGCCAAGGTCGGCTCACCTCATATTGTCTCAGATACATGAACACTTCCTGAAAAAAGCGACCATAGAATCCCCTATCCGCCTGCATTTGCGCTTCCACGAACACCAAGGGCAAATCTGGGTCATCCCCCACGGGGGTAAATAAGCCATCAATGCGCTGTTCCTGTTCTTTGACTACCGGAGCGCTATAATCAAATTGGCAGTCCATGGGAATGCCGGGAACCAACTCAGCAATCAGTTCCGGTTGCCATAGAAAAATGCGATAAAATAGTTTGTCAGTTTTCATCTTTTGAGACGGGGCTGGTACTGAGTTAAATTTGATTAAGGCTTTGATTAAGGCGATCGCTTGTTTCCAGAAACCCGGTTTTTTCAAAAAACCGGGTTTCTTAAATTCTGAGTTGGTTTGGGATAAGTTTGTCAGTTTTTATCTGTCTGCAACCAGCGCACTAAATCCTCCATCCCCCCAAAATCTAACAAAGCCTCCGCCAACTCATCCCTTTGACCCGAGTTGAGAGATATCACCTGTTGCCGTTGCATATCCGACAACTGACCACAGCGACGGGTTAACTGTCGTAACAGCATCTCCGTCTGTGCTTCTTCGCGACCTTCCTGGCGACCTTCCTGGCGACCTTCCTGGCGACCTTCCTGGCGACCCTTCTGCAACACATCCCGATAAAACCGGGTATCCTCAAGCCTAACCTGGGTAATATCCAACATTTCCCGTATCTCCTCCAAGCTCAACTCTGGAAACTTACTCGCCATTATACTTTCTACCAAGTCCAACCGTCGCTGAAATACCTCCTCACTCGCCTCCACATTCAACAAATTACGAGCGCTTTCTGGGGTTTCCGACTCCGGCAATACCAACAACCGCAACAACGCCAAATTCGGACTCAAATCCGACCTAGGAATCAGATCTTCGAGATAAAGCCTTTCCACCAAATTATCCAATAGCAGGCGATAGGGAGTCTCCACCCCAAACCCCTGACCGCGACTGGAGAAAATCAATAGCCCCCGCCAAGGTCGGCTCACCTCGTATTGTCTCAGATACATGAACACTTCCTGAAAAAAGCGACCATAGAATCCCCTATCCGCCTGCATTTGCGCTTCCACGAACACCAAGGGCAAATCTGGGTCATCCCCCACGGGGGTAAATAAGCCATCAATGCGCTGTTCCTGTTCTTTGACCACCGGAGCGCTATAATCAAATTGGCAGTCCATGGGAATGCCGGGAACCAACTCAGCAATCAGTTCCGGCTGCCATAGAAAAATGCGATAAAATAGTTTGTCAGTTTTCATCTTTTGAGACGGGGCTGGTACTGAGTTAAATTTGATTAAGGCTTTGATTAAGGCGATCGCTTGTTTCCAGAAACCCGGTTTTTTCAAAAAACCGGGTTTCTTAAATTCTGAGTTGGTTGGGGATAAGTTTGTCAGTTTTTATCTGTCTGCAACCAGCGCACTAAATCCTCCATCCCCCCAAAATCTAACAAAGCCTCCGCCAACTCATCCCTTTGACCCGAGTTGAGAGATATCACCTGTTGCCGTTGCATATCCGACAACTCACCACAGCGACGGGTTAACTGTCGTAACAGCATCTGGGTCTGTGCTTCCTGGAAACCTTCCTGGCGACCTTCCTGGCGACCTTCCTGGCGACCTTCCTGGCGACCCTTCTGCAACACATCCCGATAAAACCGGGTATCCTCAAGCCTAACCTGGGTAATATCCAACATTTCCCGTATCTCCTCCAAACTCAACTCTGGAAACTTACTCGCCATTATACTTTCTACCAAGTCCAACCGTCGCTGAAATACCTCCTCACTCGCCTCCACATTCAACAAATTACGAGCGCTTTCTGGGGTTTCCGACTCCGGCAATACCAACAACCGCAACAACGCCAAATTCGGACTCAAATCCGACCTAGGAATCAGATCTTCGAGATAAAGCCTTTCCACCAAATTATCCAATAGCAGGCGATAGGGAGTCTCCACCCCCAACCCCTGACCGCGACTGGAGAAAATCAATAGCCCCCGCCAAGGTCGGCTCACCTCATATTGTCTCAGATACATGAACACTTCCTGAAAAAAGCGGCCATAGAATCCCCTATCCGCCTGCATTTGCGCTTCCACGAACACCAAGGGCAAATCTGGGTCATCCCCCACGGGGGTAAATAAGCCATCAATGCGCTGTTCTTGTTCTTTGACCACCGGAGCGCTATAATCAAATTGGCAGTCCGTGGGAATGCCGGGAACCAATTCAGCAATCAGTTCCGGCTGCCATAGAAAAATGCGATAAAATAGTTTGTCAGTTTTCATCTTTTGGGACGGGGCTGGTACTGAGTCCAATTTGATTACGGCTGAAAAGATTGTATCATATCGGAGCAGCCCATGCCACATAAAGAAACCTTGTCATCATTTATAAATGCCTGAAATTCAATCTTTCACCACCCCCGTCGTTTTACTCATTTTTAGGCGACCAGATACCACTCAAAAAGTGTTTGATGTGATTCGCCAAGTCAAACCTCAGCAGTTACTGGTGATTGCTGATGGTCCCGAACCCGGCAATGATTTAGAAGCCGAAAAATGCGCCCAAACTCGCGCCATTATTGATACGGTTGAT includes:
- a CDS encoding DUF2887 domain-containing protein, with amino-acid sequence MKTDKLFYRIFLWQPELIAELVPGIPTDCQFDYSAPVVKEQEQRIDGLFTPVGDDPDLPLVFVEAQMQADRGFYGRFFQEVFMYLRQYEVSRPWRGLLIFSSRGQGLGVETPYRLLLDNLVERLYLEDLIPRSDLSPNLALLRLLVLPESETPESARNLLNVEASEEVFQRRLDLVESIMASKFPELSLEEIREMLDITQVRLEDTRFYRDVLQKGRQEGRQEGRQEGRQEGFQEAQTQMLLRQLTRRCGELSDMQRQQVISLNSGQRDELAEALLDFGGMEDLVRWLQTDKN